The genomic stretch AGCCTTCCGCACTCAGACTGACTGCAAGGATCAGCAGTAATATAATAATGGTTTTCTTCATAATTTTCTCCCTGTTTATTTTTTGAGATTAACGTCAACCTGCTGAAATGGAATAACTATTCCAGCTTCATCAAAGGCATTTTTCACTTGTTCCATAAGGTCAAAGTGAATATCCCAGTAATGAGCAGATTCTCCCCATACCCGTACTGTAATATCCAGCGAACTGGCAGCAAAATTGCCTAATCTGATAAAGGGTGCTGGATCCTTCAAAGTATATTGATGTTTATCGATCACATCAGCGATGATCTGCTTTGCCTTCTCGATATCAGTATCATAATCTACGTTGAATACCAGATCTACTCTTCTAGTTGCTTCAGCAGAAAAATTGGTGATATTATTATTGGAAACATTACTGTTTGGCAGAATGATCCGCTTATTATCCGGTGTGTTCAGGATCGTATTAAAGATAGAAATCTCCTTCACGGTTCCCATGATCCCGCCGGTTTCGATGAAATCACCTATTTTATAGGGCTTGAGCAAATTGATCAGCACACCGCCGGCAAAATTTGCCAGACTGCCCTGCATCGCCAGACCAAAAGCCAGTCCCATGGCACCAATAAGAGTGATAAAAGCGGTCATTTGAATGCCCACGATA from Candidatus Stygibacter australis encodes the following:
- a CDS encoding mechanosensitive ion channel; translated protein: MENINIQLYWEKFMDLIIKYGGKFVVAVIIWTVGLFAIKLIIKLVKKGMTRSNVEVTLRKFIISLLNFGLKILLFVTCATIVGIQMTAFITLIGAMGLAFGLAMQGSLANFAGGVLINLLKPYKIGDFIETGGIMGTVKEISIFNTILNTPDNKRIILPNSNVSNNNITNFSAEATRRVDLVFNVDYDTDIEKAKQIIADVIDKHQYTLKDPAPFIRLGNFAASSLDITVRVWGESAHYWDIHFDLMEQVKNAFDEAGIVIPFQQVDVNLKK